A single Uloborus diversus isolate 005 chromosome 7, Udiv.v.3.1, whole genome shotgun sequence DNA region contains:
- the LOC129225749 gene encoding 15-hydroxyprostaglandin dehydrogenase [NAD(+)]-like: MAESPVAIVTGGAQGLGAAISKALLHKGYRVCVSDINENKCYECVSHLQQHFGKNNVIFVRADVSKEWDVKNIFEKTMLHFNRVDVLANNAGILDEDNPRHLVDVNLMGVINGIRAAFEYMGTSHGGNGGIVINTASVLGLVPFDIIPVYTATKHAVVGLTRSYGLPYHYDNEGILFAALCPSYIGTDMLNDVSTKSLSKGLVVGDRPEIMSPDDVAKGFLKLLEDRINGSTLYVEKNAGFQYIGLPQEMKTFEL, from the exons ATGGCGGAATCTCCTGTTGCGATCGTTACCGGTGGAGCACAAGGCCTGGGTGCCGCTATTTCAAAGGCATTGCTACATAAAGGTTACCGG GTCTGCGTATCAGATATCAACGAAAATAAATGTTACGAATGTGTGTCGCATCTGCAACAACATTTTGGGAAAAACAACGTCATTTTTGTCCGAGCAGATGTTTCAAAAGAATGGGACGTAAAAA ATATTTTCGAGAAGACCATGCTGCATTTCAATCGTGTGGACGTTTTGGCGAACAATGCTGGGATACTTGACGAAGATAATCCCCGGCATCTTGTAGATGTTAATTTG ATGGGAGTTATCAATGGCATCAGAGCAGCATTTGAATACATGGGAACGAGCCACGGTGGCAACGGTGGAATCGTTATCAACACAGCCTCAGTCCTAG GTTTGGTTCCATTCGATATTATTCCGGTATACACAGCTACAAAGCACGCTGTTGTTGGCTTGACAAGAAGTTACGGG ttgcctTACCATTACGACAACGAAGGAATTTTGTTTGCTGCACTCTGTCCGTCTTACATTGGTACTGATATGCTAAATGATGTATCAACCAAATCTCTGTCCAAAGGCCTTGTAGTTGGCGACAGACCAGAAATTATGAG cCCCGATGACGTAGCGAAAGGATTTCTGAAACTACTTGAAGATAGGATTAATGGATCCACTTTGTATGTGGAGAAGAATGCTGGATTCCAGTATATTGGTCTGCCGCAAGAAATGAAAACCTTCGAGTTATAG